A single region of the Candidatus Protochlamydia amoebophila UWE25 genome encodes:
- a CDS encoding bifunctional serine/threonine-protein kinase/formylglycine-generating enzyme family protein — protein sequence MEQRILGDYIIIKSIGHGTLGEVYLAEHRFMKTQYILKILPEELSTDRSFIQRFQEDISFLSTLDHPNIVKTHNISFAQGVYFLVTDCVVDQMGEMTNLAQYLMELDRRLEEDEIINILMQIAEALDYAHSKKMGNRELIHRGLKPNNILIGKRRQNLEVHLSDFGLSWIIGPGAVLTRTYKNVAEALEIGSQNLWQKMGQDRYPSPSIDSQKLIPLHASFLQTHAFFAPEQKRLDFPHSVSMKTDVFAFGVLVYYLLMNELPEGIFEMPSNSSRYRYQWDTLLEKCLQNQPAKRTDSLVTALKETLQEPKSKNAKIEELTLGKEEFFFNNEASIIFEEGKCNVQKGVSESLVTLKIEEAPPVIEEAVSTLRPVLQNPLLERPQTDHDPAAIFQISSAVKVYNPERKDVTNVKPILTDMVIIEGGNFYRGSQDGNRDEMPRHQITLSSFALDVHPVTNEQFVRFLEVMGGEKDSNHNDIIRLRDSRIKRSGGKLSIESGYAKHPVVGVTWYGAIAYAKWIGKRLPTEAEWEIAARGGQENVLYPTGEEIEKTQANFFSSDTTTVMSYAPNNCGLYDMAGNVYEWCHDWYGYNYYELSMQEPDFPQGPLQGVYRVLRGGCWKSLKEDLRCSRRHRNNPGTVNGTYGFRCAADVQIS from the coding sequence ATGGAACAGCGTATTTTAGGCGATTACATAATCATAAAATCGATTGGGCATGGAACTTTGGGGGAAGTTTATTTAGCTGAACACCGTTTTATGAAAACTCAATATATCCTTAAGATCCTTCCGGAAGAATTGTCTACAGATCGTAGTTTTATTCAACGCTTCCAAGAAGATATTAGTTTTTTATCTACGCTAGATCATCCAAATATTGTTAAAACACATAATATTTCTTTTGCTCAAGGGGTTTATTTTCTAGTCACTGATTGTGTTGTAGATCAAATGGGAGAAATGACAAATCTTGCTCAATACTTAATGGAGCTCGACCGGAGATTAGAAGAGGATGAAATTATTAATATTCTCATGCAAATTGCAGAAGCTTTAGATTACGCTCATAGTAAAAAAATGGGAAATAGAGAACTGATTCATCGAGGGTTAAAACCTAACAATATATTAATTGGGAAAAGGCGTCAAAACTTAGAAGTCCATTTGTCTGATTTTGGTTTGTCTTGGATAATTGGACCAGGTGCAGTTTTGACCAGAACTTATAAAAATGTGGCAGAAGCCCTTGAGATTGGCTCCCAAAATTTATGGCAAAAAATGGGCCAAGATCGCTATCCTAGTCCCTCTATCGATTCTCAAAAATTAATTCCTTTACATGCTTCTTTTTTACAAACGCATGCTTTTTTTGCTCCAGAACAAAAAAGGCTGGATTTTCCCCATTCGGTCAGCATGAAGACAGATGTGTTTGCATTTGGTGTGTTAGTGTACTATTTATTGATGAACGAGCTACCGGAAGGTATTTTTGAAATGCCTTCCAACTCTTCACGTTATCGTTATCAATGGGATACTTTATTAGAAAAATGTTTACAAAATCAACCTGCTAAACGAACAGATTCTTTAGTAACTGCTTTAAAAGAAACTCTTCAAGAGCCAAAATCAAAAAATGCCAAAATTGAAGAGTTAACTCTTGGTAAAGAAGAGTTTTTTTTCAATAATGAAGCATCAATTATTTTTGAAGAGGGAAAATGCAATGTTCAAAAAGGTGTTAGCGAGTCTCTAGTTACATTAAAAATAGAAGAAGCTCCACCTGTGATTGAGGAGGCTGTTTCAACCTTAAGACCAGTATTACAAAATCCATTACTCGAACGCCCTCAAACTGATCACGATCCTGCAGCAATTTTTCAAATTAGTTCAGCTGTAAAAGTTTATAACCCCGAAAGAAAAGATGTGACCAATGTTAAACCGATTTTAACTGATATGGTTATCATTGAAGGAGGGAATTTTTATCGAGGAAGTCAAGATGGAAATCGCGACGAAATGCCAAGGCATCAAATCACTCTTTCAAGTTTTGCTCTGGATGTCCATCCTGTGACTAATGAGCAATTTGTTCGTTTTCTAGAAGTAATGGGAGGAGAAAAAGACAGCAACCATAATGACATTATTCGTTTACGTGACTCACGTATTAAAAGAAGTGGAGGTAAGCTTAGTATTGAATCTGGATATGCGAAACATCCAGTTGTTGGGGTGACTTGGTATGGAGCGATTGCTTATGCTAAATGGATAGGGAAACGCCTTCCAACTGAAGCTGAATGGGAAATTGCAGCTAGGGGTGGACAAGAAAATGTTCTTTATCCGACGGGTGAGGAGATTGAAAAAACACAGGCCAATTTCTTTAGTTCAGATACCACGACTGTGATGAGTTATGCTCCAAATAATTGTGGCCTTTATGATATGGCAGGTAATGTTTATGAGTGGTGCCACGATTGGTATGGTTATAATTATTATGAATTATCCATGCAAGAACCAGATTTTCCTCAAGGGCCTTTACAAGGCGTTTATCGTGTTTTAAGGGGAGGCTGTTGGAAGAGTTTAAAAGAAGATCTTCGATGTTCTAGAAGACATCGCAATAATCCCGGCACCGTTAATGGAACCTATGGCTTTCGCTGTGCGGCTGATGTGCAAATTTCTTAA
- the yidC gene encoding membrane protein insertase YidC, which translates to MDKRTTLFVIALSLTLFGMNLFFQHQNTQQKQEWVTQQQAKQIQKSKKLEEEIKSRTANSESFSLTTIYDGEQKEAIARGLVKDNYLLTFRWSENLPTEIYIRTSPSNEMQAYELIYNESEQQTPAIYKTKSSSSFLPIANIPDFGRYDLQLVSFNSSDSQYPAHIALGEYTDGHLSILNPQNLQIDKENKNSQQNYYAAIALLKTSQGYLPVGFYDFTSQSLVRFNKIQELSSFIAPTQDTQINSATNGKREQKFYVLENNYQQLVFSNYGGALAEINLPFRTDENQASVVREIEFDRNMVKHHPYNALFPSHAYYTHAKDQGKDFIFHEKGQLGGYYPLLRRDLIQISPRKSVQIKPQHYALNIVSEYPELAELIYEVIHFDNRSITFEAVQNQRRITKTYSFGDSLQEGPYCLNLALQIDGDSRGLWLTSGVPEVEWISGGPAPSLKYRITRNQKSEVEKIDLPKDASTITSIYPDWICNSNGFLGMILDPLKEIDPGFKIQAISGTNVPSRLIEIDQEYNLYQAANLPGYMAYLPLKSQGGLMNFRFFAGPFDDETLKTIDAKYSNSETGYNPDYIACQTMHGWFTFISEPFAKFLLILMKFFHYLTNSWALSIVLLTVSLRLMLYPLNTWSTKSMVRMQQIAPQVTAIQEKYKKDPKKAQLEIMSLYRERGVNPASGCLPLLIQMPFLIGMFDLLKSSFALRGAPFISGWIDDLTAPDVLFSWSKPIFFIGTEFHLLPILLGLVMFLQQRFMSSGPKDLSQMTDQQRQQRAMGTMMTVVFAVMFYNFPSGLNIYWLSSMLLGMVQQWFVSKQIQKTPNPIAVKTVPKKARSR; encoded by the coding sequence ATGGATAAACGCACCACCTTGTTCGTGATAGCTCTTTCTTTAACGTTATTTGGAATGAATCTTTTCTTTCAGCATCAAAATACTCAGCAAAAGCAAGAATGGGTTACACAGCAACAAGCCAAACAAATTCAAAAAAGTAAAAAATTAGAAGAAGAAATCAAATCACGGACAGCTAATTCTGAGTCCTTTTCTTTAACAACTATTTATGATGGAGAGCAAAAAGAAGCGATTGCACGTGGATTAGTGAAAGATAATTACCTTTTAACTTTCCGCTGGAGTGAAAATCTTCCGACGGAAATTTACATTCGTACTAGTCCCTCGAATGAAATGCAAGCTTATGAATTAATCTATAATGAATCGGAACAACAAACTCCTGCTATTTATAAAACAAAGTCAAGCTCAAGTTTTTTACCCATTGCAAACATTCCCGATTTTGGACGTTATGATTTACAACTCGTTTCATTTAATTCTTCTGATAGTCAATATCCTGCACACATTGCACTTGGAGAGTATACAGATGGACACCTTTCTATTTTAAATCCGCAAAATTTACAGATTGATAAAGAAAATAAAAATTCTCAACAAAATTACTATGCCGCAATTGCTTTATTAAAAACTTCTCAAGGCTATTTACCAGTTGGATTTTATGATTTCACTAGTCAATCACTTGTTCGCTTTAATAAAATACAAGAATTGTCTTCCTTTATCGCTCCGACTCAAGACACTCAAATCAATTCTGCAACCAATGGTAAAAGAGAACAAAAATTTTATGTCTTAGAAAATAATTACCAACAATTAGTTTTCTCAAACTATGGAGGGGCACTAGCAGAGATTAATCTTCCTTTTAGAACAGACGAAAATCAAGCAAGTGTTGTCAGAGAAATTGAATTTGATCGCAATATGGTTAAACATCACCCTTATAACGCCTTGTTCCCTAGCCACGCTTATTATACTCACGCAAAAGATCAAGGAAAAGATTTTATTTTTCATGAAAAAGGACAATTAGGAGGATACTATCCCCTACTTAGACGCGATCTTATCCAAATTTCTCCTCGAAAAAGTGTTCAAATTAAACCTCAACACTATGCTTTGAATATTGTATCTGAATATCCAGAATTAGCTGAGCTTATCTACGAAGTTATTCATTTTGACAATCGATCCATTACTTTTGAAGCTGTCCAAAATCAACGTCGCATTACTAAAACTTATTCTTTTGGTGATTCCTTACAAGAAGGGCCTTATTGCCTTAATCTTGCCCTTCAAATTGATGGGGATTCGAGAGGTTTATGGTTAACGTCAGGGGTTCCAGAGGTAGAATGGATTTCTGGTGGACCTGCCCCCTCTTTAAAATATCGCATCACTCGTAACCAAAAATCTGAAGTGGAAAAGATTGATCTACCTAAAGATGCGTCAACAATCACTTCCATCTATCCTGATTGGATTTGCAATTCGAATGGATTTTTAGGAATGATTTTAGATCCTCTCAAAGAAATCGATCCCGGATTTAAAATTCAAGCAATTTCAGGAACAAATGTCCCATCTCGATTAATAGAAATTGATCAAGAATACAACCTTTATCAAGCTGCTAATTTACCGGGCTACATGGCTTATCTTCCCTTGAAATCTCAAGGTGGATTGATGAATTTCCGGTTTTTTGCAGGGCCATTTGATGATGAAACTTTAAAAACGATCGATGCTAAATATTCCAATTCTGAAACAGGTTATAACCCCGACTATATTGCTTGTCAAACAATGCACGGATGGTTCACTTTTATTTCTGAACCGTTTGCCAAGTTTCTTCTAATTTTAATGAAATTTTTTCATTATTTAACGAACTCTTGGGCACTATCCATTGTTCTCCTTACGGTTAGCTTGCGTTTGATGCTCTATCCATTGAATACTTGGTCCACTAAATCTATGGTTCGCATGCAACAAATAGCACCACAAGTTACTGCTATTCAAGAAAAATATAAGAAAGATCCCAAAAAAGCTCAATTAGAAATCATGTCTCTTTATCGAGAAAGAGGAGTCAACCCAGCTTCTGGATGCTTACCTCTTTTGATTCAAATGCCTTTTTTGATTGGAATGTTTGATCTTTTAAAATCTAGTTTCGCTCTTCGCGGTGCTCCATTTATTTCTGGATGGATTGACGACTTGACAGCTCCCGATGTTTTATTTAGCTGGAGCAAGCCTATTTTTTTTATTGGAACAGAATTTCATCTGCTGCCCATATTGCTAGGTTTAGTCATGTTCCTTCAACAACGTTTTATGTCTTCTGGTCCTAAAGACCTAAGTCAGATGACAGATCAGCAAAGACAACAACGAGCAATGGGAACCATGATGACAGTCGTTTTTGCTGTCATGTTTTATAACTTCCCATCAGGATTAAATATTTATTGGCTTTCTTCTATGTTATTAGGAATGGTACAACAATGGTTTGTATCTAAACAAATACAAAAAACGCCTAACCCTATTGCAGTGAAAACTGTTCCTAAAAAAGCTCGGTCTCGTTAG
- the dnaA gene encoding chromosomal replication initiator protein DnaA — protein MQAWEEFLKAQEVELGLETVQKWLRTLKIQRFDACNLYLEAKDSFQALWFEEHIRNKAQQKFINGNNKRIKIHLSVANTPQRAKKTKTANKEKDFKAPFELTFDELDPLCLFPYFISTEENLLSHQLLLEIAGLSPQIHSTQLGTFNPIYLYGSGGSGKTHLLMSLAHALKAQGLKVIYVRAETFTDHVVTAIRAGEMSVFRQAYRNIDVLLVDDVHVFSRKGATQEEFFHTFNTLHLEGKQIILASECSPQDLQLIEPRLVSRFEWGIVLPLKPLRPGEMRNLLIAKAKALHFELPLKIADYLIETFKSNAKALIKGLEALVLRLHLDAKHSITALSVTATKALLIDLIEEEQKTAITPQKIIQAVAEQYGIRTEDILGKAQTRECALPRQLAMHLCREQLKMPFMKIGDLFSRDHSTVMSSVKSIQKSLEQDDREISGICHIILKKLQG, from the coding sequence ATGCAAGCATGGGAAGAATTTCTAAAGGCACAAGAAGTTGAACTTGGTTTAGAAACGGTTCAAAAATGGCTCAGAACGTTGAAAATACAACGATTTGATGCTTGTAATCTTTATTTAGAAGCCAAAGATTCCTTTCAAGCACTCTGGTTTGAGGAACATATTCGCAATAAAGCTCAACAAAAATTTATTAATGGAAATAATAAACGAATTAAAATTCATCTTTCCGTTGCTAATACCCCCCAAAGAGCAAAAAAAACTAAAACGGCTAATAAAGAAAAAGATTTTAAAGCTCCTTTTGAATTAACCTTCGATGAATTAGACCCACTTTGTTTATTTCCCTATTTCATTTCAACGGAAGAAAATCTCCTCTCTCATCAATTACTTCTAGAAATTGCCGGTCTTTCTCCGCAAATTCATTCAACCCAACTTGGCACGTTTAACCCCATTTATTTGTATGGGAGCGGAGGGTCGGGTAAAACTCACTTATTGATGAGCTTAGCTCATGCTTTAAAAGCACAGGGGCTAAAGGTTATTTATGTTCGAGCAGAAACATTTACTGATCACGTCGTTACCGCCATCCGTGCAGGAGAAATGAGTGTATTTAGACAAGCATATCGCAATATCGATGTCTTGCTAGTGGACGATGTTCACGTTTTTTCTAGAAAAGGCGCCACGCAAGAAGAATTTTTCCATACTTTTAATACATTGCATTTAGAAGGTAAGCAAATTATTTTAGCTTCTGAATGTTCCCCTCAAGATCTACAGCTCATTGAACCGCGCTTGGTTAGTCGTTTTGAATGGGGAATTGTTCTTCCTTTAAAACCGTTAAGGCCTGGGGAAATGCGCAATCTTCTTATAGCTAAAGCTAAAGCTTTACATTTTGAACTTCCCTTAAAGATTGCCGATTATCTTATCGAAACATTCAAAAGCAATGCCAAAGCATTAATAAAAGGTTTGGAAGCCCTCGTTCTCCGACTGCATCTGGACGCAAAACATTCCATAACAGCCCTATCTGTAACAGCAACTAAAGCACTATTAATCGATTTAATCGAAGAAGAACAGAAAACTGCGATTACCCCTCAAAAAATTATTCAAGCAGTTGCTGAACAATACGGCATTCGTACAGAAGATATTTTAGGTAAGGCTCAAACAAGAGAATGCGCACTTCCTCGTCAACTAGCTATGCATTTATGTCGTGAACAACTAAAAATGCCTTTCATGAAAATTGGAGATCTTTTTTCTCGAGATCATTCCACCGTGATGTCAAGTGTGAAGAGTATACAAAAATCATTAGAGCAAGATGATCGAGAAATCTCAGGAATTTGTCATATCATTTTGAAAAAACTACAAGGATAG
- a CDS encoding prolipoprotein diacylglyceryl transferase, producing the protein MLTEHWLAWLYWNPPREAFTLPFIDHPVMWYGICFITGFILGYFIIVPIIALFVNQSKHLSSMDIQDWRSLVNQLKTSSSPLIQKCQNALNRQERQKLNSEIQPLNISSDLKNALLIKLNTILKENSIQRKDLEQAFQGAITSAKQISYFLADRLCWFIVFGTLIGARLGAVFFYDWNYFKSHPLEIFEVWKGGLASHGGALGVMLALFFYTSYIKKWTPTLSFLRVLDFVAIPSALTAVFIRIGNFFNQEIIGTPSAYPWAVLFAQPADGSLPIPRHPVQLYEAFAYLMTFFLLFTLWKKCNTCLAAGTYAGFLFIFNFSSRFLLEFWKANLDSILTNPILQMGQLLSIPFILFGICLVWRKQNWQNLFCCHR; encoded by the coding sequence ATGTTAACTGAACACTGGCTTGCTTGGCTTTATTGGAATCCTCCTCGAGAAGCATTTACTCTACCTTTTATTGATCATCCTGTCATGTGGTATGGCATCTGTTTTATTACTGGTTTTATCTTAGGCTATTTTATTATTGTCCCCATTATTGCTCTGTTTGTCAATCAATCAAAACATCTAAGCTCCATGGATATTCAAGATTGGAGATCCTTAGTTAATCAGTTAAAAACTTCTTCCTCTCCCTTAATTCAAAAATGTCAAAATGCATTAAATAGACAAGAGAGACAAAAATTAAACTCTGAAATTCAGCCATTAAACATCTCTTCCGATCTCAAAAATGCTTTGTTAATCAAATTAAATACCATTTTAAAAGAAAACTCAATTCAACGAAAAGATTTAGAACAAGCCTTTCAAGGAGCCATAACTTCTGCCAAACAAATAAGTTATTTTCTAGCAGATCGTCTTTGCTGGTTCATTGTTTTCGGAACATTGATTGGAGCTCGTTTAGGCGCTGTTTTTTTTTATGATTGGAACTATTTTAAAAGTCATCCTTTAGAAATCTTTGAAGTTTGGAAAGGGGGATTAGCAAGCCATGGTGGAGCCTTGGGAGTGATGTTAGCCCTCTTTTTTTATACTAGTTATATAAAAAAATGGACGCCAACTTTATCATTCCTTAGGGTGTTAGATTTTGTCGCTATTCCAAGTGCATTAACAGCTGTATTTATTCGAATAGGAAATTTCTTTAATCAAGAAATTATAGGAACTCCTTCTGCCTATCCTTGGGCTGTGTTATTTGCTCAACCAGCTGATGGCAGCTTACCCATCCCTAGACATCCTGTACAATTATATGAAGCTTTTGCTTACTTAATGACTTTTTTCTTATTATTTACTCTTTGGAAAAAATGCAACACTTGTCTCGCGGCAGGCACCTATGCCGGTTTTCTATTTATCTTTAACTTTTCTAGTCGTTTCCTTTTAGAATTTTGGAAAGCCAACTTAGATTCCATTTTAACAAACCCTATCTTGCAAATGGGACAATTGCTTAGCATCCCTTTCATATTATTTGGGATTTGTCTTGTTTGGAGAAAACAAAACTGGCAAAATTTATTTTGCTGTCACAGATAG
- a CDS encoding 2Fe-2S iron-sulfur cluster-binding protein, with translation MATLVFDHNEEEIELPDDSPIAEICEEAGVPFACTEGVCGTCVIEVKEGKENLSPPTKEEEDFLGEGTCHERLACQCRIKQGRVRIIF, from the coding sequence ATGGCGACGCTAGTCTTTGACCATAATGAAGAAGAAATCGAATTACCAGATGATTCACCGATAGCTGAAATTTGCGAAGAAGCCGGAGTCCCTTTTGCTTGCACAGAAGGTGTTTGTGGAACTTGTGTAATAGAAGTTAAAGAGGGAAAAGAAAATCTTTCTCCTCCCACCAAAGAAGAAGAAGATTTCCTTGGAGAAGGGACTTGCCATGAACGTTTAGCTTGCCAATGTCGCATTAAACAAGGTCGCGTGCGTATTATTTTTTAA
- a CDS encoding iron-sulfur cluster assembly accessory protein, with protein sequence MSCCSKPHQDDHHSHSHSHSHSGGCCSPAPSPQEHQHSGGCCSQQPKKAATEISRSMTIEDILGMFPYKAQKLSQEITNAGLHCVGCHAAVWETLEAGMMTHGKTDAQIDELVRRLNALLQEPVDQSSICITPRGASKFLEILADENKQGWGMRFAEEMAGCNGFEYVLDFSEKADAEDEIFSSNGIEIHVKKAMVPRLLGSEIDFVDGLRGSGFKISNPNVRSSCGCGSSHNY encoded by the coding sequence ATGTCTTGTTGTTCAAAACCCCACCAAGATGATCATCATTCTCACTCTCATTCCCATTCGCACTCTGGAGGCTGTTGTTCGCCTGCTCCTTCCCCGCAAGAGCATCAACATTCTGGAGGATGCTGTTCTCAACAACCGAAAAAAGCAGCGACTGAAATTTCTCGCTCTATGACCATTGAAGATATTTTAGGCATGTTTCCTTACAAAGCTCAAAAACTTTCACAAGAAATTACGAATGCTGGGCTTCATTGTGTGGGTTGTCACGCGGCCGTATGGGAAACGTTAGAAGCTGGAATGATGACCCATGGTAAAACAGATGCACAAATTGATGAGCTCGTTCGACGCTTAAATGCTTTATTACAAGAACCTGTCGATCAATCCTCTATTTGCATCACACCACGGGGAGCTTCTAAATTTTTAGAAATTTTAGCGGATGAAAATAAGCAAGGCTGGGGCATGCGCTTTGCTGAAGAAATGGCTGGCTGCAATGGCTTTGAATATGTGCTCGACTTTTCTGAAAAAGCAGACGCTGAAGATGAAATTTTTTCTTCCAACGGAATTGAAATTCATGTGAAAAAAGCAATGGTTCCCCGACTTTTAGGGTCAGAAATTGATTTTGTTGACGGTCTTCGCGGATCAGGCTTTAAAATTTCTAATCCTAATGTTCGCTCTTCTTGCGGATGCGGAAGTTCTCACAACTATTAA
- the lpdA gene encoding dihydrolipoyl dehydrogenase, giving the protein MVEHYDLAVVGAGPGGYVAAIRAAQMGLKTICIDKRETLGGTCLNVGCIPSKTLLHSTDLYSTLKQHGLEQAIEVSDLKVNFTKLMERKRNVVKGLIEGIALLFKKNGVIYLKGEAQFLDAHTLQVKNGTHIDEIKANYILLATGSESTSLPHLPFDEKNIVSSTGALNLATVPPRLLVIGGGVIGVELASVYNRLGSSVTIIEMSDRLCPAMDIALSKYLFQILKKQGIEIKLSTKMMTAVLQPNETILTIEQNEQLQNISGEVVLVAVGRRPYTQGLALDKVGIQIDKKGFIPVDGFFRTSQPHIFAIGDLIEGVMLAHRASQEGITVVEWLKGERQSINYLAIPNVVYTNPEVASVGLTEQEASESGLTLLTGTTYFRGNSRARCTDEIEGFVKLIGEKKSGRLLGMHIIGAHASELIAVGTLAIQKQINLKDLAETVQAHPTLSETIKEAALQALGKAVHG; this is encoded by the coding sequence ATGGTTGAACACTATGATTTAGCAGTTGTTGGAGCTGGGCCAGGTGGGTATGTGGCAGCTATTCGAGCCGCTCAAATGGGTTTAAAAACGATTTGTATTGATAAACGAGAAACGCTAGGAGGGACGTGTTTAAATGTGGGATGCATTCCCTCTAAAACTCTTCTCCATTCTACAGATCTTTACTCAACATTGAAACAACATGGACTCGAACAAGCCATTGAAGTATCTGATTTAAAAGTCAATTTTACAAAATTGATGGAACGTAAAAGAAATGTTGTCAAAGGATTGATTGAAGGGATTGCTTTACTTTTTAAAAAAAATGGGGTGATTTATTTAAAAGGAGAAGCGCAATTTTTGGATGCTCATACGCTTCAAGTGAAAAATGGAACTCATATAGATGAAATTAAAGCTAATTATATTTTATTGGCAACAGGATCGGAGTCTACTTCATTACCTCATTTGCCTTTTGACGAAAAAAATATTGTTTCTTCAACAGGGGCTTTAAATCTCGCTACTGTCCCTCCACGCTTACTCGTCATTGGAGGTGGAGTGATTGGGGTAGAACTCGCTTCTGTCTACAATCGTCTGGGGTCTTCAGTGACAATTATTGAAATGTCAGATCGTCTTTGTCCTGCCATGGACATCGCATTATCCAAATACCTATTCCAAATTCTCAAAAAGCAGGGGATTGAAATTAAGTTGTCGACGAAAATGATGACAGCTGTTTTGCAACCTAATGAAACGATTTTAACCATTGAACAAAACGAACAATTGCAAAATATTAGCGGGGAAGTGGTATTAGTTGCTGTTGGTCGAAGACCCTATACCCAAGGATTAGCTTTAGATAAAGTTGGAATTCAAATAGATAAAAAAGGATTTATTCCCGTTGATGGATTTTTTCGTACATCTCAACCACATATCTTTGCGATTGGAGACCTTATTGAAGGTGTAATGCTTGCTCATCGAGCTTCTCAAGAAGGAATCACTGTTGTGGAATGGCTAAAAGGGGAAAGGCAAAGTATCAATTATCTAGCTATTCCAAATGTAGTCTATACGAATCCAGAAGTTGCTTCTGTGGGACTGACAGAGCAAGAAGCTAGCGAATCAGGACTCACTCTTTTAACAGGAACAACCTATTTTAGAGGCAATTCTCGGGCTCGTTGCACGGATGAAATAGAAGGATTTGTGAAATTGATTGGCGAAAAAAAATCGGGCCGTCTATTGGGAATGCATATCATAGGGGCTCATGCATCTGAGCTCATCGCAGTAGGAACTCTTGCCATTCAAAAGCAAATCAATTTAAAAGATTTAGCCGAAACCGTGCAAGCTCATCCGACCCTCAGTGAAACTATCAAAGAGGCTGCTCTGCAGGCTCTGGGAAAAGCCGTTCATGGGTAA
- the odhB gene encoding 2-oxoglutarate dehydrogenase complex dihydrolipoyllysine-residue succinyltransferase, whose product MRTDIKVPSMGESITEVMIGQILVTNETFVKTDAEILELETDKVNQVLFAPKTGVITLSVQTGDRVKIGALIGFIEEESQIEKNVPQKEDKEISAEILEQKDSITSSKPSFETVEKDALGTLRLTKESYLSDLQIEELSPSQIAQDLEQTAKTFERQETRQPLSKIRQVIANRLIEAQQTMAMLTTFNEVDLSEIISLREKHQEIFIKKYGIKLGFMSFFVKAVVSALKAFPTVNSYLDQQDIVERHYYDIGIAVGTERGTFVPVVRQCDQQSFAQIELAIDLFAKKARDGKIAMDDLQGGGFTITNGGVYGSLLSTPILNPPQCAILGMHKIEKRPVVMEDQIVIRPMMYLALSYDHRLIDGKESVAFLVHIKNALEDPSRLLLNL is encoded by the coding sequence ATGAGAACTGACATTAAAGTCCCCTCTATGGGCGAGTCGATTACAGAAGTAATGATTGGTCAAATTTTAGTGACTAATGAAACTTTCGTTAAAACTGACGCCGAAATTTTAGAGCTAGAAACCGATAAGGTTAATCAAGTGTTATTTGCCCCAAAAACGGGAGTAATCACCTTATCTGTACAAACTGGAGATCGCGTTAAAATTGGAGCTTTGATTGGATTTATTGAGGAAGAGTCTCAAATAGAAAAGAATGTCCCTCAAAAAGAGGACAAAGAAATTTCTGCTGAAATTCTTGAACAAAAAGATAGTATAACATCTAGCAAACCTTCTTTTGAAACTGTAGAAAAGGATGCGTTGGGAACTTTGCGGCTAACGAAAGAATCTTATCTTTCTGATTTACAGATAGAAGAGCTTTCACCCTCGCAAATAGCTCAAGATTTGGAGCAAACTGCAAAAACTTTTGAACGTCAAGAAACAAGGCAACCATTGTCTAAAATTCGACAAGTGATTGCAAATCGTTTAATAGAAGCTCAGCAAACTATGGCGATGTTGACAACGTTTAATGAAGTAGATTTGTCAGAAATCATTTCTCTAAGAGAAAAGCATCAAGAGATTTTTATAAAAAAATATGGAATAAAATTAGGCTTTATGTCTTTTTTTGTAAAAGCTGTTGTCTCTGCTTTAAAAGCTTTTCCCACAGTCAATTCCTACCTCGATCAACAGGACATTGTAGAAAGACATTACTACGATATAGGAATTGCAGTTGGAACAGAGCGAGGAACATTTGTGCCTGTGGTCAGACAATGTGATCAACAAAGCTTTGCTCAAATTGAATTAGCGATTGATCTTTTTGCTAAAAAAGCAAGAGATGGAAAAATTGCTATGGATGATCTTCAAGGAGGTGGTTTTACGATTACGAATGGAGGTGTATATGGCTCTCTTCTTTCCACTCCCATTTTAAATCCACCTCAGTGCGCAATTTTAGGCATGCATAAGATTGAAAAAAGGCCGGTTGTCATGGAAGATCAAATTGTGATTCGGCCGATGATGTATCTTGCTTTAAGCTATGATCATCGTTTGATTGATGGAAAAGAGTCTGTCGCATTTTTAGTTCATATTAAAAATGCTTTAGAAGATCCTTCTCGCTTATTGTTAAATCTTTAA